One Comamonas sp. 26 genomic region harbors:
- the ahcY gene encoding adenosylhomocysteinase — protein MNAAVRFNPADSAITDITLAAWGRKEINIAETEMPGLMAIREEFAAAQPLKGARITGSLHMTIQTAVLIETLKDLGATVRWASCNIFSTQDHAAAAIAATGTPVFAIKGESLKDYWDYTHNIFEFGTKGTEGEGPNMILDDGGDATVLLHLGQKAEKDISVLANPGSEEEKIMFAAIKAKLAIDSTWYTRKSAEIRGVTEETTTGVHRLNEMSAKGTLLFRAINVNDSVTKSKFDNLYGCRESLVDGIKRATDVMIAGKVAVVAGYGDVGKGCAQALSALRAQVWVTEIDPINALQAAMEGYKVVTMEYAADKCDIFVTTTGNKDIIRHEHMVAMKDEAIVCNIGHFDNEIDVASIEKYEWEEIKPQVDHIKFPDGKKIILLAKGRLVNLGCATGHPSFVMSASFANQTIAQIELFTRPEAYEVGKVYVLPKVLDEKVARLHLKKVGAQLTELSDTQAAYIGVKKEGPYKPETYRY, from the coding sequence ATGAACGCTGCTGTTCGCTTTAACCCTGCTGATTCGGCTATTACCGACATTACCCTTGCCGCCTGGGGCCGCAAGGAAATCAATATCGCCGAAACCGAAATGCCCGGCCTGATGGCCATCCGCGAAGAATTCGCCGCTGCCCAGCCCCTGAAGGGTGCGCGCATCACTGGCTCGCTGCACATGACCATTCAAACGGCCGTGCTGATCGAGACCCTGAAGGACCTGGGCGCTACCGTGCGCTGGGCTTCGTGCAACATCTTCTCGACCCAGGACCACGCTGCCGCCGCTATCGCTGCCACCGGCACGCCTGTGTTCGCCATCAAGGGTGAGTCGCTGAAGGATTACTGGGATTACACCCACAACATCTTCGAATTCGGCACCAAGGGTACTGAAGGCGAAGGCCCCAACATGATTTTGGACGACGGCGGCGATGCCACCGTGCTGCTGCACCTGGGCCAGAAGGCTGAGAAGGACATCTCCGTGCTGGCCAACCCTGGCTCGGAAGAAGAAAAGATCATGTTCGCGGCCATCAAGGCCAAGCTGGCCATTGACAGCACCTGGTACACCCGCAAGTCTGCCGAGATTCGCGGCGTGACTGAAGAAACAACCACCGGCGTGCACCGCCTGAACGAGATGTCGGCCAAGGGCACATTGCTGTTCCGCGCCATCAACGTGAACGACTCGGTGACCAAGTCCAAGTTCGACAACCTGTACGGCTGCCGCGAATCGCTGGTCGACGGCATCAAGCGCGCCACTGACGTGATGATCGCTGGCAAGGTGGCTGTGGTCGCTGGCTACGGTGACGTGGGCAAGGGCTGCGCCCAGGCTCTGTCCGCACTGCGCGCCCAGGTGTGGGTGACCGAGATTGACCCCATCAACGCCCTGCAAGCCGCGATGGAAGGCTACAAGGTCGTGACCATGGAATATGCCGCCGACAAGTGCGACATCTTCGTGACCACCACCGGCAACAAGGACATCATCCGCCACGAGCACATGGTTGCCATGAAAGATGAGGCCATCGTCTGCAACATCGGTCACTTCGACAACGAAATCGACGTGGCTTCGATCGAAAAGTACGAGTGGGAAGAAATCAAGCCCCAGGTCGACCACATCAAGTTCCCTGACGGCAAGAAGATCATCCTGCTGGCCAAGGGCCGCCTGGTGAACCTGGGTTGCGCCACCGGCCACCCATCGTTCGTGATGAGCGCCTCGTTTGCCAACCAGACCATCGCCCAGATCGAGCTGTTCACCCGTCCTGAAGCCTACGAAGTGGGCAAGGTCTACGTGCTGCCCAAGGTGCTGGACGAAAAGGTGGCCCGCCTGCACCTGAAGAAGGTTGGCGCCCAGCTGACCGAACTGAGCGACACACAAGCCGCCTACATTGGCGTGAAGAAGGAAGGCCCTTACAAGCCTGAAACTTACCGCTATTAA
- a CDS encoding MFS transporter, with product MNRSPQDVNTPLSIEPQGLAAPVWIKRGTPDYWRVSVALFLAGFATFSLLYCVQPLLPELARTFAVSPAQSALALSVSTACLAVSIVLAGALSEGLGRRKLMFISMALAALCNLVASFLPQWHALLAARALEGLLLGGVPAVAMAYLSEEIDPPGLGFAMGLYVGGTALGGMLGRVGMSAMTEFWGWRHALAALSVLDLLAALGFVWLLPNSRNFVKKTGLGARYHLQAWGRHLQHKGLPLLFFIAFGLMGVFVSIYNYAGFLLSASPYNLSQLEISHIFYAYLLGTAASPIAGGLADKLGRGPVLIAGTLLMATGVVLTLFEPLAVIVTGVVLLTAGFFVAHSVASGWVGRLATQSKGHASSLYLWSYYMGSSVLGAGAGWFWSRWGWSGVGSVALLVLALVIALALRVQWLSVQAAKGRLA from the coding sequence ATGAACCGTTCCCCGCAGGATGTGAATACTCCCTTATCAATCGAGCCTCAAGGCTTGGCTGCTCCTGTCTGGATCAAACGTGGGACTCCCGATTACTGGCGGGTCAGCGTGGCGCTGTTTCTGGCGGGCTTTGCGACCTTCTCGCTGCTGTACTGCGTGCAGCCGCTGCTGCCCGAGCTGGCGCGCACCTTTGCGGTCAGCCCCGCCCAGAGCGCGCTGGCGCTGTCGGTGTCCACGGCTTGTCTGGCGGTTTCCATTGTTCTGGCCGGGGCTCTGTCCGAGGGTCTCGGGCGGCGCAAGCTGATGTTTATTTCCATGGCGCTGGCCGCCTTGTGCAATTTGGTCGCTTCGTTTTTGCCGCAATGGCATGCACTGCTGGCTGCACGGGCGCTGGAAGGTTTGCTGCTGGGTGGCGTGCCTGCGGTGGCCATGGCTTACCTGTCTGAAGAGATTGACCCGCCGGGGCTGGGTTTTGCCATGGGCCTGTATGTGGGCGGCACCGCGCTGGGCGGAATGCTGGGCCGTGTGGGCATGAGCGCCATGACGGAATTCTGGGGCTGGCGCCACGCGCTGGCTGCGCTTTCGGTGCTGGATTTGCTGGCCGCGCTGGGCTTTGTTTGGTTGCTGCCCAACTCGCGAAACTTCGTGAAAAAGACGGGGCTGGGTGCCAGGTATCACCTGCAGGCCTGGGGACGGCATTTGCAGCACAAGGGCTTGCCACTGCTGTTTTTCATCGCTTTTGGCCTGATGGGCGTTTTTGTCAGCATCTACAACTACGCGGGCTTTTTGCTGAGTGCATCGCCGTACAACCTGAGCCAGCTGGAGATCAGTCATATCTTCTACGCCTATCTGCTGGGCACGGCGGCGTCGCCCATCGCTGGTGGGCTGGCCGACAAGCTGGGGCGCGGCCCGGTGCTGATTGCGGGCACTTTGCTCATGGCGACGGGTGTGGTGCTGACGCTGTTTGAGCCGCTGGCGGTCATCGTCACCGGCGTTGTTTTGCTGACGGCCGGTTTTTTTGTGGCGCACTCGGTGGCCAGCGGCTGGGTGGGGCGGCTGGCGACGCAGTCCAAGGGGCATGCGTCCTCGCTATACCTCTGGAGCTATTACATGGGCTCGAGCGTGCTGGGGGCCGGGGCGGGCTGGTTCTGGTCGCGCTGGGGCTGGTCGGGGGTCGGCTCTGTGGCTTTGCTGGTGCTGGCGCTGGTGATTGCTCTGGCGCTGCGCGTGCAGTGGCTGTCGGTGCAGGCAGCAAAGGGGCGATTGGCCTGA
- a CDS encoding peptide chain release factor 3, with translation MSYAPETQRRRTFAIISHPDAGKTTLTEKLLLFSGAIQIAGAVKGRKASRHATSDWMEIEKQRGISVASSVMQMSYRDHVINLLDTPGHKDFSEDTYRVLTAVDSALMVIDAANGVESQTRRLIEVCRQRNTPIITFVNKFDREVRDPLDIMDEVERELGMPCCPITWPVGQGKSFGGIINLRTQSMTVFTPGSDRGPKDFEVIPLTEADKLRARFGQAFDDALESMELAVGASAEWSHEAFLAGKLTPVFFGSGVNNFGVMEVLDAVVDMSPPPGPRVAFTEVNRVREEKIVHPEDKNFSGVVFKVQANMDSNHRDRIAFVRVASGKYTPGMKMKVQRTGKELRPTSVVTFMSQRREAVDEAFAGDIIGFTIHGGVQLGDSITDGPSLQFTGLPFFAPEMFMTVVLKNPLRTKQLQQGLMQLGEEGAIQVFKPDVGGNMLLGAIGQLQFEVVQHRLKTEYDCDVRLEGCQYTSARWITADNAADLREFENAYPLRLAHDAADTLAYLCTSPYDVRLAQERFPKIHFHPLREHAGLSLGSAN, from the coding sequence GTGTCATACGCCCCAGAAACTCAGCGCCGTCGTACGTTCGCCATCATTTCCCACCCGGATGCGGGTAAGACCACGCTGACCGAAAAGCTGCTGCTATTCTCGGGCGCGATTCAGATCGCCGGTGCCGTCAAGGGCCGTAAAGCCAGCCGCCACGCCACCTCCGACTGGATGGAAATTGAAAAGCAGCGTGGTATCTCGGTCGCCTCGTCGGTGATGCAGATGAGCTACCGCGACCACGTGATCAACCTGCTCGACACCCCCGGCCACAAGGACTTCTCGGAAGACACCTACCGCGTGCTGACGGCCGTGGATTCGGCATTGATGGTGATTGACGCAGCAAACGGTGTGGAATCGCAAACCCGCCGCCTGATTGAAGTCTGCCGCCAGCGCAACACGCCCATCATCACCTTCGTCAACAAGTTTGACCGTGAAGTGCGCGACCCACTGGACATTATGGACGAGGTAGAGCGCGAGCTGGGCATGCCCTGCTGTCCCATCACCTGGCCTGTGGGTCAGGGCAAATCCTTCGGCGGCATCATCAATCTGCGCACGCAGAGCATGACGGTGTTCACCCCCGGCAGCGACCGCGGCCCCAAGGACTTTGAAGTCATCCCCCTGACCGAAGCCGATAAGCTGCGCGCACGTTTTGGCCAGGCCTTTGATGACGCCCTCGAAAGCATGGAGCTGGCCGTAGGCGCATCCGCCGAGTGGAGCCATGAAGCCTTTCTGGCCGGCAAGCTGACCCCCGTGTTCTTCGGCTCCGGTGTGAACAACTTCGGTGTGATGGAAGTGCTGGACGCCGTGGTCGACATGTCGCCCCCTCCCGGCCCGCGCGTGGCGTTCACGGAAGTGAACCGCGTGCGCGAAGAAAAAATCGTTCACCCCGAGGACAAGAACTTCTCCGGTGTGGTGTTCAAGGTGCAGGCCAATATGGACAGCAACCACCGCGACCGCATCGCCTTTGTGCGCGTGGCCAGCGGCAAGTACACACCCGGCATGAAGATGAAGGTACAGCGCACCGGCAAGGAACTGCGCCCTACTTCCGTGGTGACCTTCATGTCGCAACGCCGCGAAGCGGTGGACGAAGCGTTTGCAGGCGACATCATCGGCTTCACCATCCACGGCGGCGTGCAGCTGGGTGACTCGATCACTGACGGCCCAAGCCTCCAATTCACGGGCTTGCCTTTCTTCGCGCCCGAAATGTTCATGACCGTGGTGCTGAAGAACCCGCTGCGCACCAAGCAGCTGCAGCAAGGCCTGATGCAGCTGGGCGAAGAAGGTGCGATTCAGGTGTTCAAGCCCGATGTCGGCGGCAATATGCTGCTGGGCGCCATCGGTCAGCTGCAGTTTGAAGTGGTGCAGCACCGCCTGAAAACCGAGTACGACTGCGATGTGCGCCTGGAAGGCTGCCAGTACACCAGCGCCCGCTGGATTACGGCCGACAACGCAGCCGATCTGCGCGAGTTCGAAAACGCCTACCCGCTGCGCCTGGCCCACGATGCGGCCGACACGCTGGCCTATCTGTGTACCAGCCCCTACGACGTACGCCTGGCGCAGGAGCGTTTCCCTAAGATCCACTTCCATCCGCTGCGTGAACACGCTGGCCTGTCTCTGGGCTCTGCAAACTGA
- a CDS encoding HAD-IIB family hydrolase, with protein MSQEFLRPLSELQTPAPLLGVLTDIDDTLTTDGVVPDHVVSAIARLKDAGLKVVPITGRPVGWSVPFASAWPVDSIVAENGAVALRRNAQGSLDKLYQQNAEERASNFAKMQTVLEQIEATVPGAARATDSAGRECDIAVDHSEFTNMPQAQIDQCVAIMKAAGMNATVSSIHINGWFGEHNKLEGARWIVRELFDIDLDATLGQWVYIGDSTNDQLMFQHMPHSVGVANIERFVPQLKHLPRYVTTAERGDGFVQLADQLLDTQK; from the coding sequence GTGAGCCAAGAATTTCTGCGCCCCTTGTCTGAACTGCAGACCCCCGCCCCGCTGCTGGGCGTGCTGACCGATATCGACGACACGTTGACCACCGATGGCGTGGTGCCAGACCACGTGGTGTCCGCCATTGCCCGCCTCAAAGACGCGGGCCTGAAGGTTGTACCCATCACCGGCCGCCCCGTGGGCTGGAGCGTGCCTTTTGCATCGGCCTGGCCCGTGGACTCCATCGTGGCCGAAAACGGTGCTGTGGCCCTGCGCCGCAATGCGCAAGGCAGTCTGGACAAGCTCTACCAGCAAAACGCCGAAGAGCGCGCCAGCAACTTTGCCAAGATGCAGACAGTGCTGGAGCAGATCGAAGCCACCGTACCCGGTGCCGCCCGTGCCACAGACTCTGCGGGCCGCGAGTGCGACATCGCCGTGGACCACAGCGAGTTCACCAACATGCCCCAGGCGCAGATCGACCAGTGCGTGGCCATCATGAAGGCCGCAGGCATGAACGCGACTGTCAGCTCCATTCATATCAACGGCTGGTTTGGCGAGCACAACAAACTGGAAGGCGCTCGCTGGATTGTTCGTGAACTATTCGATATCGACCTGGACGCCACGCTAGGCCAGTGGGTCTACATCGGCGACTCCACCAATGACCAGCTGATGTTCCAGCACATGCCCCACAGCGTGGGCGTGGCCAACATCGAGCGCTTTGTGCCCCAGCTCAAGCACCTGCCCCGCTATGTCACCACCGCCGAGCGCGGTGATGGCTTTGTACAGCTGGCTGATCAGTTGCTGGATACTCAAAAATAA
- a CDS encoding TRAP transporter substrate-binding protein → MRMIRRTFVATAVAATATLAAGTAFAQGKEVKIGYALAINSHYGAAANAWGEGVEKGTNGAYKFKQFPASALGGERELIEGLQLGTVEAAIVSTGALSNFVPDVGVVDIPFLFRDTQHARAVMDGAFGQDLLAKFQKRGLIALAWGEQGFRHLSNNKHAVNGVADLKGLKIRVTENPVHITAFRTLGASPTPMSWPEVIGALQQGTIDGQENPVSVLVSAKLWQVQKHLTLTSHVYAPMALIVSPSFWGSLNASQKAAFTEGAKKGAIASRGFVDTVEKKGVEEAKANGMKVVEKVDQAAFRTALEPAYKEYAKKFGQKTLDSITSVK, encoded by the coding sequence ATGCGCATGATCCGCCGCACTTTTGTCGCCACGGCCGTGGCCGCCACTGCAACGCTGGCTGCCGGCACTGCTTTTGCTCAGGGCAAGGAAGTCAAGATTGGCTATGCGCTGGCGATCAATTCGCACTACGGTGCAGCCGCCAACGCCTGGGGCGAAGGCGTGGAAAAAGGCACGAACGGTGCCTACAAGTTCAAGCAATTCCCTGCATCCGCGCTGGGCGGCGAACGCGAGCTGATCGAAGGTCTGCAGCTGGGCACTGTGGAAGCGGCCATCGTCTCCACCGGCGCACTGAGCAACTTTGTGCCTGACGTGGGCGTGGTGGATATCCCCTTCCTGTTCCGTGACACACAACATGCACGCGCTGTGATGGACGGTGCTTTTGGTCAGGACCTGCTGGCCAAGTTCCAGAAGCGCGGTCTGATCGCTCTGGCCTGGGGCGAGCAAGGCTTTCGCCACCTGAGCAACAACAAGCATGCCGTCAATGGCGTGGCCGACCTCAAGGGTCTGAAGATTCGCGTGACCGAGAACCCCGTGCACATCACGGCCTTCCGCACACTGGGCGCATCGCCCACCCCCATGTCCTGGCCCGAGGTGATCGGCGCTCTGCAGCAGGGCACGATCGACGGCCAGGAAAATCCTGTGTCCGTGCTGGTATCCGCCAAGCTGTGGCAAGTACAAAAGCACCTGACTCTGACTTCGCACGTCTACGCCCCCATGGCACTGATCGTGTCGCCCTCGTTCTGGGGCTCACTGAACGCCAGCCAGAAGGCCGCCTTCACCGAAGGTGCCAAGAAGGGTGCCATCGCATCGCGCGGCTTTGTGGACACCGTGGAGAAAAAGGGCGTTGAAGAAGCCAAGGCCAACGGCATGAAGGTCGTTGAAAAGGTGGATCAGGCCGCCTTCCGCACCGCGCTGGAGCCCGCCTACAAGGAATACGCCAAGAAGTTTGGCCAGAAGACTCTGGACTCCATCACCAGCGTGAAGTAA
- a CDS encoding TRAP transporter small permease: MLDRIERTLVAGNRWLLIVLLLAMACIVFANVVLRYTTGDSIVWAEEVARHMMIWVTFLGAGLVLRFGGHVAIDNLHRSVSTRSAQYIRGFVVISLLVFFAVMTVASSQYVYATRFQTTAATDIPISYIYGAMPVGFVLMFVHLLFIARGYIKAGDFAESDEMDADAAASI, encoded by the coding sequence ATGCTTGATCGTATCGAACGCACTCTTGTCGCCGGCAACCGCTGGCTGCTCATCGTGCTGTTGCTGGCCATGGCCTGCATCGTTTTTGCCAATGTGGTGCTGCGCTACACCACGGGTGACTCCATTGTCTGGGCCGAAGAAGTGGCTCGTCACATGATGATCTGGGTCACCTTTCTGGGTGCCGGTCTCGTGCTGCGCTTTGGCGGCCATGTGGCCATCGACAATCTGCACCGCAGCGTCAGCACCCGCAGCGCCCAGTACATTCGCGGCTTTGTCGTCATCAGTCTACTCGTGTTCTTTGCCGTGATGACCGTCGCGTCTTCGCAGTATGTCTATGCCACGCGCTTCCAGACCACGGCGGCCACGGACATCCCCATTTCTTATATCTACGGCGCCATGCCTGTGGGCTTTGTGCTGATGTTTGTCCACCTGCTCTTCATTGCCCGTGGCTATATCAAAGCCGGCGACTTTGCCGAGTCCGACGAAATGGACGCCGACGCAGCCGCGTCCATCTAA
- a CDS encoding TRAP transporter large permease → MGITLFIAIIVLLVLGFPVAFALAISAALAVFVGGRYPQLIVFKEMFTGIDSFPLMAVPFFILAAELMSGGALTAVLLRFAAQFVGHLRGGLGYANVLSLTMFSGISGSALADAAGPGSMMVKMMDKAGYGRPYAAALTASTAIVGPIIPPSVSMIIYALQDENVSVGGLFMAGFIPGILIALAMAAVNWWVCKKRDYRSTEPRPSAREMWVNSFKAIPALMLIVLIVVGIRFGIFTPTEASVVAVFYALVCGKWVYRTLQWSALPGILARSAMLTASVLLVMATSAAFAWVLTVEGIPQYLSELIVSWQLSPVMFLIAVNILLLVFGIFMEPLPGVMILVPILAPIAFSLGIDPTHFAMVVIVNLTLGMITPPVGGLLFVTSVATRVSITDLTREMPLFLLAHFVVLCMLTFIPQLSTWLPHMLGFQ, encoded by the coding sequence ATGGGTATCACTTTATTTATTGCCATCATCGTCCTGCTGGTGCTGGGCTTTCCGGTGGCTTTTGCGCTGGCTATCTCGGCCGCTCTGGCAGTCTTCGTTGGCGGGCGCTATCCCCAGCTCATCGTCTTCAAGGAAATGTTCACGGGAATCGACAGCTTTCCGCTGATGGCCGTGCCTTTCTTCATTCTGGCGGCCGAGCTGATGTCGGGCGGCGCTCTCACGGCCGTTCTGCTGCGCTTTGCGGCGCAGTTTGTCGGTCATCTGCGTGGCGGTCTGGGTTATGCCAACGTGCTGTCGCTGACCATGTTCTCGGGTATTTCCGGCTCGGCGCTGGCCGATGCTGCCGGCCCCGGCTCCATGATGGTCAAGATGATGGACAAGGCCGGTTATGGACGCCCCTACGCCGCCGCGCTGACGGCCAGCACCGCCATCGTCGGCCCCATCATTCCGCCTTCGGTGAGCATGATCATCTATGCGCTGCAGGATGAAAACGTGTCCGTGGGCGGCCTGTTCATGGCGGGCTTCATCCCCGGCATCCTGATTGCGCTGGCCATGGCGGCCGTCAACTGGTGGGTCTGCAAAAAGCGTGACTACCGCTCGACCGAGCCCCGTCCTTCGGCGCGCGAAATGTGGGTCAACAGTTTCAAGGCCATTCCCGCGCTGATGCTCATCGTGCTCATCGTCGTCGGTATCCGCTTTGGCATCTTCACGCCCACGGAAGCCTCTGTCGTGGCCGTGTTCTACGCACTGGTCTGCGGCAAATGGGTGTACCGCACGCTGCAATGGTCGGCACTGCCCGGCATTCTGGCGCGCTCGGCCATGCTCACGGCATCGGTGCTGCTGGTGATGGCGACTTCCGCAGCCTTTGCCTGGGTGCTGACGGTGGAAGGCATTCCGCAATACCTGTCCGAGCTGATCGTGAGCTGGCAGCTGTCGCCCGTCATGTTCCTGATCGCCGTGAACATTCTGCTGCTGGTCTTCGGCATTTTCATGGAGCCACTGCCCGGCGTGATGATTCTGGTGCCCATTCTGGCCCCCATCGCTTTCAGCCTTGGCATTGATCCCACACACTTTGCCATGGTGGTGATCGTCAACCTCACGCTGGGCATGATTACGCCGCCCGTGGGTGGCCTGCTGTTTGTGACCTCGGTCGCCACACGCGTCTCGATTACCGACCTGACGCGCGAGATGCCGCTGTTCCTGCTGGCGCACTTTGTCGTGCTGTGCATGCTGACCTTCATTCCGCAACTGTCCACCTGGTTGCCGCATATGCTGGGCTTCCAGTAA
- a CDS encoding 4'-phosphopantetheinyl transferase superfamily protein, whose protein sequence is MQVQHCVVEGGALQSAPQLRLVQGLSHDREQARLQARAALRSCLTKELGCPEDALQISSQRNEAPQLWLCGERLAQPFCSISHAPGLALLAWHGGGPVGVDIQAVDAGASRHELQAVAQIFLAPNMAQALDGFAQDALFFKAFASAWAAQEARLKCAGVGLVEWSAELESSLACVHCTPVAMADGYAAAVAWHLHSDYVDH, encoded by the coding sequence GTGCAGGTTCAGCACTGCGTTGTGGAGGGCGGAGCGCTGCAGAGTGCCCCGCAGTTGCGGCTGGTGCAGGGCCTGAGCCATGACAGAGAGCAGGCGCGATTGCAGGCCCGTGCGGCCTTGCGCAGCTGTCTAACCAAGGAACTGGGTTGCCCTGAAGATGCTTTGCAGATCAGCAGCCAGCGCAACGAGGCACCGCAGCTGTGGCTGTGTGGCGAGAGGCTTGCACAGCCCTTTTGCTCCATCAGCCATGCGCCGGGGCTGGCTCTGCTGGCCTGGCATGGTGGCGGGCCGGTGGGCGTGGATATTCAGGCAGTGGACGCTGGAGCATCACGCCATGAATTACAGGCAGTGGCTCAGATTTTTTTAGCACCAAATATGGCCCAAGCGCTTGATGGTTTTGCGCAAGATGCTCTGTTTTTCAAAGCATTTGCAAGCGCATGGGCCGCGCAGGAAGCACGTTTGAAATGCGCGGGTGTAGGGCTGGTTGAGTGGAGTGCAGAACTCGAGTCCTCTCTGGCATGCGTGCATTGCACACCCGTGGCCATGGCGGATGGCTATGCAGCCGCTGTTGCATGGCATCTGCATTCAGACTACGTAGATCACTGA